One segment of Macrotis lagotis isolate mMagLag1 chromosome 1, bilby.v1.9.chrom.fasta, whole genome shotgun sequence DNA contains the following:
- the LOC141496084 gene encoding interleukin-36 alpha-like isoform X2 translates to MNRRNKVPPTERRAQPNFKGMRDINQQVLVLQGKTLIAVPEDENVTPVSLKITPCRDDSLEKGKGDPIYLGIADHNLSLCCIENEGQPVLKLEERDPMELYKSPKAEIPFVFYRNAPGFTSTFESAAYPGWFICTSVERGKTNTNDQECGKI, encoded by the exons ATGAATAGAAGAAACAAGGTTCCACCGACAGAAA gAAGAGCTCAGCCTAACTTCAAGGGAATGCGTGATATCAATCAACAAGTCTTGGTCCTTCAAGGGAAGACCCTCATAGCCGTTCCTGAGGATGAAAATGTGACCCCAG TCTCATTGAAGATCACACCATGCCGAGATGATTCTCTTGAAAAAGGCAAAGGCGATCCTATTTACCTGGGAATTGCAGACCATAACCTGAGTCTGTGTTGTATAGAGAATGAAGGGCAGCCCGTACTGAAGCTGGAG GAAAGGGACCCAATGGAATTATATAAAAGCCCGAAAGCAGAGATACCTTTTGTATTTTACCGAAATGCACCTGGTTTCACTTCTACCTTTGAGTCAGCTGCCTATCCTGGCTGGTTCATCTGTACTTCAGTGGAGAGGGGGAAAACCAACACAAATGACcaagaatgtgggaaaatataA
- the LOC141496102 gene encoding interleukin-36 alpha-like isoform X2, with the protein MITPLRNGIHDIHQQVWILQEKNLIATPHSRNLRPVTLNILPCRSEDSLEKNKGNPVYIGINDHNLCLSCLEGEGHVTLKLEVKNIMDLYRSDMTQKPFVFYSQKTGNTFTLESAAYPGWFISTSSKMGEPVKMTTDLGSKNNTDFYLRNIQ; encoded by the exons ATGATAACACCCTTACGGAATGGAATTCATGACATTCATCAGCAGGTATGGATCCTTCAGGAGAAGAATCTCATAGCAACTCCCCATAGTAGAAATTTGAGACCAG TAACACTCAATATACTACCATGCAGAAGTGAAGACTCTCTTGAGAAAAACAAAGGGAATCCTGtttatataggaataaatgacCATAATCTCTGTCTATCATGTTTGGAGGGTGAAGGACATGTCACTTTAAAGCTAGAG GTTAAGAACATAATGGACCTGTACCGCTCAGATATGACACAAAAGCCATTTGTCTTTTACTCTCAGAAGACTGGCAATACCTTTACCCTCGAGTCAGCTGCCTATCCTGGCTGGTTTATCAGTACCTCCAGTAAGATGGGAGAGCCCGTCAAGATGACCACTGATTTGGGAAGCAAAAATAATACAGATTTCTATTTAAGGAATATTCAGTAG
- the LOC141496102 gene encoding interleukin-36 alpha-like isoform X3 codes for MDIGDLHTKGSMITPLRNGIHDIHQQVKNIMDLYRSDMTQKPFVFYSQKTGNTFTLESAAYPGWFISTSSKMGEPVKMTTDLGSKNNTDFYLRNIQ; via the exons ATGGATATAGGAGACTTACACACAAAAG GAAGTATGATAACACCCTTACGGAATGGAATTCATGACATTCATCAGCAG GTTAAGAACATAATGGACCTGTACCGCTCAGATATGACACAAAAGCCATTTGTCTTTTACTCTCAGAAGACTGGCAATACCTTTACCCTCGAGTCAGCTGCCTATCCTGGCTGGTTTATCAGTACCTCCAGTAAGATGGGAGAGCCCGTCAAGATGACCACTGATTTGGGAAGCAAAAATAATACAGATTTCTATTTAAGGAATATTCAGTAG
- the LOC141496102 gene encoding interleukin-36 alpha-like isoform X1: MDIGDLHTKGSMITPLRNGIHDIHQQVWILQEKNLIATPHSRNLRPVTLNILPCRSEDSLEKNKGNPVYIGINDHNLCLSCLEGEGHVTLKLEVKNIMDLYRSDMTQKPFVFYSQKTGNTFTLESAAYPGWFISTSSKMGEPVKMTTDLGSKNNTDFYLRNIQ, from the exons ATGGATATAGGAGACTTACACACAAAAG GAAGTATGATAACACCCTTACGGAATGGAATTCATGACATTCATCAGCAGGTATGGATCCTTCAGGAGAAGAATCTCATAGCAACTCCCCATAGTAGAAATTTGAGACCAG TAACACTCAATATACTACCATGCAGAAGTGAAGACTCTCTTGAGAAAAACAAAGGGAATCCTGtttatataggaataaatgacCATAATCTCTGTCTATCATGTTTGGAGGGTGAAGGACATGTCACTTTAAAGCTAGAG GTTAAGAACATAATGGACCTGTACCGCTCAGATATGACACAAAAGCCATTTGTCTTTTACTCTCAGAAGACTGGCAATACCTTTACCCTCGAGTCAGCTGCCTATCCTGGCTGGTTTATCAGTACCTCCAGTAAGATGGGAGAGCCCGTCAAGATGACCACTGATTTGGGAAGCAAAAATAATACAGATTTCTATTTAAGGAATATTCAGTAG